One stretch of Gambusia affinis linkage group LG05, SWU_Gaff_1.0, whole genome shotgun sequence DNA includes these proteins:
- the irx4a gene encoding iroquois-class homeodomain protein IRX-4a: MSYPQFGYPYSSAPQFLMTTNSLTTCCESTGRSIADSGVAASGQTPVYCPVYESRLLATARHELSSAAALGVYGSPYTGGQGYGNYVTYGTDASAFYSLGTFDTKDAAASAHAGITQTTAYYPYDPTLGQYQYDRYGSMDGGTRRKNATRETTSTLKAWLQEHRKNPYPTKGEKIMLAIITKMTLTQVSTWFANARRRLKKENKMTWPPRNKGSEEKRYDEDEEGSQEGQIKSENTDDDTRSRADKELQLSDLDDFDTLESESSECEMKHRYHMNTHMSTTSDCSAEHLIKNASLKISVPVPLGGEQDLGKTCIKTSPEDFQPDSMQHQAKSCYTQQQQGHQLLDGKPRIWSLAQTATSLNQTEYPSCMLRCQAPPSSLTQSPAATSPVTVLDNRQDSPVTTLRNWVDGVFHDPLFRHSTLSQALTNTTVSWTTNTKGSVLEAERSAAALQQHQDPPKDSAMSFPKTINKLFCS, translated from the exons ATGTCATATCCACAATTTGGATATCCATACTCGTCTGCTCCACAA TTCCTGATGACAACCAACTCTCTTACCACTTGCTGCGAGTCCACGGGTAGATCCATAGCGGACTCCGGGGTAGCGGCGTCTGGACAGACACCTGTCTACTGTCCCGTGTATGAGAGCCGGCTGCTGGCCACGGCAAGGCATGAACTGAGCTCCGCGGCCGCGCTAGGGGTGTACGGCAGCCCCTACACCGGCGGTCAGGGCTATGGAAATTATGTTACATACGGGACAGACGCGTCGGCTTTCTACTCGCTG GGTACTTTTGATACTAAAGATGCTGCAGCTTCTGCGCATGCGGGAATCACACAGACAACTGCTTACTACCCTTATGATCCTACCTTGGGACAGTACCAATATGACAG ATATGGTTCTATGGATGGGGGGACAAGGCGAAAGAACGCTACCCGTGAGACCACCAGCACCCTGAAGGCCTGGCTGCAAGAACACAGGAAGAACCCGTACCCGACCAAAGGGGAGAAGATCATGTTGGCCATCATCACCAAGATGACCCTGACACAGGTCTCCACCTGGTTCGCGAATGCCCGCAGGAGGCTGAAGAAGGAGAACAAGATGACGTGGCCGCCCAGAAACAAGGGCTCAGAGGAGAAGAGAtatgatgaggatgaggaggggtCTCAGGAGGGGCAGATAAAAAGCGAGAATACTGATGATG ACACCAGAAGTCGAGCCGACAAGGAACTGCAGCTGAGCGACCTGGACGATTTTGACACGCTCGAGTCTGAAAGCTCTGAGTGTGAGATGAAGCATCGGTACCACATGAACACGCACATGTCGACGACAAGCGACTGCTCCGCCGAGCACCTCATTAAGAACGCGTCTCTGAAGATCTCCGTTCCGGTGCCTCTCGGCGGGGAGCAGGACTTGGGTAAAACCTGCATCAAAACGAGTCCGGAGGACTTCCAGCCGGACAGCATGCAGCATCAGGCAAAGTCGTGCTacactcagcagcagcagggtcACCAATTATTAGACGGGAAGCCTCGAATCTGGTCTTTGGCACAGACAGCAACGTCCCTGAACCAGACTGAATATCCGTCCTGCATGCTGAGGTGCCAGGCGCCTCCCTCCTCACTCACCCAGTCCCCCGCCGCCACTTCCCCCGTAACCGTCCTGGACAACCGGCAGGACTCGCCGGTCACCACGCTGAGGAACTGGGTGGACGGGGTTTTCCACGACCCCCTGTTCAGGCACAGCACTTTGAGCCAGGCTCTGACCAACACGACCGTCTCCTGGACCACGAACACCAAAGGCAGCGTGCTGGAGGCGGAGAGGAGTGCGGCGGCCTTGCAGCAGCACCAAGACCCGCCCAAAGACAGTGCCATGAGTTTCCCAAAAACTATCAACAAACTTTTTTGCTCCTAA